The segment AGTGTCGGGGTGGATGCACCTTTCCACCACCTTTTTGAGTGGGGTAATAACGGACTCTTTGCCGCCATTGGAAAGATCAAAAGGGTCTATTCCATGAACAAGGAAGGTCAAATCATCAGCCGGAGTGTCGTCAAGGTGACCTATACCCTGGATGACCGCATCTCTGAGGGAATCTACTGTGCCAGAGCCATCGATATACTCAAAAAACTTGTGGAAACACCCTCTCTTCTGGAAACCCCTCCTGAATTGAGTCAGGAAATTCTGGATGAACTGAATCTTAAACCCCTGCAGGAGAACAGGGAGGACGGCTTTGTTTGAGGCAAAACCCTGGTTAAAGAAGACGTTTCTTAAGAGTCCCTGATTCACGGTTCCCCAGAAGGAGGGCCGCGACCACTAGAATCCCACTGATCCAATGGCGGATCTGCAGGCGTTCCTTCAGGATGAGTACAGACAGCACCAGGGCCGACAGGGGAGCCGCAGCCATGGTGACTCCGGCCATGCTGCCGGGAATCTTCATCACTCCCGAAGCCCAGAGAAGATAGCCTGCCGCCGTGGGGAATAACCCATAATAGAGGAGAACTATCCAGTCACGGGGGGCCAGCATGGAAAGGGGGAAAATGCTCAGCTCCCACAAGGCCATGGGAAAGCTGATAAGCAGGCAGGCCAGTACAAGAACCGTGGTATTTGTTAAGGCCGGAATCGATCTCCCATGTGATTTTCGGATTAATGTCATGCCGCATTCACAGAGCACTGCCAGCAGGATCAGACCATTCCCCCTATAAGAAAATCGGATACTCTCTCCACTGCTTGTATTGATCAGAATAAGGCTGAGAATCGTCAGAACAAGGGCCAAAATTTTATTATTCCCTGGTTTTTCCTTCAGGAAGAACATGGAGAGCAGAGCCATGACGGCTGGTCCGGAACTTGTGATGAGACCGGCACTGGCAGCCGATGTATATTGAAGCCCCAGGATTGTGAAAACCCTGAATAAAAGCATGCCGGAGAATCCCTGAAGGAATATATTTCCAATTTCCTTTTTTGTCAGGGACTTCAGTACCTGCCATTCCTTCAGTTGAAGCGGTATCAGTATTAATAATCCTGTGGCCATGCTCAAAAAACAGCATAGGAACAGGGGAATCCTTCCTGTGAGAAGCTTTGCAGCCACCACAGTGCTTCCTCCCAGAGAAAAGGCCATGAAAGCCTGCAATATTCCTGTATTTTTATGATTCCTCAAAGATCCCTCCCGGACCATCTCTCAAAAATACGGAGTTGATAATCCTCTTTAAAAGATAAAATCATAATTGGACTTATGGAAGTTCCAATTTCAATATATAATGACAGTACCAATAGGAGGCCGGATGTTCTTTATAGGGATTGATAGGAAATCCGCACAATCTCTGAGTCATCAGATTTATTCAGAAATCAGAGAAAAAATTCTTCAGGGACAGTTGAAAGGCGGCCATCGCCTTCCTGCCAGTAGAACTCTCAGTGAAGAATTGAGGGTTTCAAGAAATGTTGTTGTGAGTGCCTATGATCAGCTCTATGCCGAAGGTTATCTGGAAACAAAACAGGGAGACGGTAGTTTTGTTGCCGAAGGCCTTCACTCTCTTCCCGAAAATAAAGATCTTCTTACACCCCTTCTTGCACCAATTCCCCCCATGACCCTCTCAGGGTTTGATAGCTCTCTTATTGATTTTCGCAGTGGTCTTCCCGACCTGAATTTATTTCCTGCAAAACAGTGGCTGGGTCACTATAGAGCAGTCCTGGATCATCTGAAAGCCGTTGATCTGGCTTATGGTCCTCCCGAGGGACGGTGGGAACTGAGACAGTCCATTGCTGAGTATTTGAAGTCCGCAAGAGGGCTTCAATGTGATCCTCGTCAGATTCTTATCACATCAGGAACGACCCAAGCCATAAGTCTGGTCACGAAGCTGATTCTTTCCTCTGGAAAGAAGCAGGATGTTATTCTGGAAGATCCCATAACTGGGGATATCAGCAGAATCATCGAGTTGAATGGAGGAGTGTGTCATCCCATACCAATCAATCAAAAGGGGCTGGATGTCAGGGATATATCCGAAGACTTAAGCCCCGGATTCTGCTATGTGACGCCTTCTCATCAGTATCCCCTGGGAGGAACTTTGAGTATCACCAGGAGGATCCGGCTGATTGAATATGCCCGGTTAAAAGACTGTTTTATTCTGGAGGATGATTATGATAGTGAATTCCGCTATGATGTT is part of the Oceanispirochaeta sp. genome and harbors:
- a CDS encoding DMT family transporter — translated: MRNHKNTGILQAFMAFSLGGSTVVAAKLLTGRIPLFLCCFLSMATGLLILIPLQLKEWQVLKSLTKKEIGNIFLQGFSGMLLFRVFTILGLQYTSAASAGLITSSGPAVMALLSMFFLKEKPGNNKILALVLTILSLILINTSSGESIRFSYRGNGLILLAVLCECGMTLIRKSHGRSIPALTNTTVLVLACLLISFPMALWELSIFPLSMLAPRDWIVLLYYGLFPTAAGYLLWASGVMKIPGSMAGVTMAAAPLSALVLSVLILKERLQIRHWISGILVVAALLLGNRESGTLKKRLL
- a CDS encoding PLP-dependent aminotransferase family protein translates to MFFIGIDRKSAQSLSHQIYSEIREKILQGQLKGGHRLPASRTLSEELRVSRNVVVSAYDQLYAEGYLETKQGDGSFVAEGLHSLPENKDLLTPLLAPIPPMTLSGFDSSLIDFRSGLPDLNLFPAKQWLGHYRAVLDHLKAVDLAYGPPEGRWELRQSIAEYLKSARGLQCDPRQILITSGTTQAISLVTKLILSSGKKQDVILEDPITGDISRIIELNGGVCHPIPINQKGLDVRDISEDLSPGFCYVTPSHQYPLGGTLSITRRIRLIEYARLKDCFILEDDYDSEFRYDVQPLQPLYELDKNRVIYCGTFSKTLCPALRTAYLILPPALLETARRLKWYADLHNATLDQLVLSRFIDSGDYIRHIGKMKKRYKSRRSILLNALSLHFADSIEILGAAAGLHLCVRFPGQIFDRQTILELKIKGLILYPVAIHSQFPDQYEDTLIFGYGILSSHKMEKGIMILKEYLLKFPGSSSHK
- a CDS encoding 2-oxo acid dehydrogenase subunit E2, with the translated sequence SVGVDAPFHHLFEWGNNGLFAAIGKIKRVYSMNKEGQIISRSVVKVTYTLDDRISEGIYCARAIDILKKLVETPSLLETPPELSQEILDELNLKPLQENREDGFV